The following are from one region of the Nicotiana tomentosiformis chromosome 7, ASM39032v3, whole genome shotgun sequence genome:
- the LOC138895365 gene encoding uncharacterized protein — translation MATTSATPPLPRGNTAHNGRNAGNVPQTAATSHPIEEASDAVITCILTVCALDAYALMDPGSTFSYVTPYFALDFGIEQEQLLEPFSVSTPVGDSVIASRVYRGCVVIIQDRETITDPIELEMVDFDVIMGMDWLYKCYAILDCRIKVVKFEFPNKPVREWKGNIVEPRGKFISYLKVKKMITKGCICHLVRVIDTTAEVTSIQFVPIVNEFPDVFPDELPGIPPDRIIDFGIDVVPYT, via the coding sequence ATGGCTACTACTTCAGCTACACCGCCCCTACCTAGGGGTAATACGGCCCACAACGGGCGCAATGCAGGAAATGTGCCACAGACAGCTGCTACTTCTCATCCTATTGAAGAGGCTTCAGatgctgttatcacatgtatacTTACAGTTTGTGCTCTAGATGCTTATGCTCTTATGGATCCTGGATCTACTTTTTCCTATGTTACTCCGTACTTTGCTTTGGATTTTGGGATAGAGCAAGAACAACTACTTGAACCATTTTCAGTGTCGactccggtgggagattctgttattGCCTCCCgcgtttataggggttgtgtggTTATAATTCAAGATCGAGAGACTATAACAGACCCCATTGAGCTAgaaatggttgactttgatgtgattatGGGGATGGATTGGTTATACAAGTGTTACGCCATTCTTGATTGTCGTATTAAAGTGGTCAAGTTTGAGTTTCCTAATAAGCCAGTTCGTGAGTGGAAAGGCAATATTGTTGAGCCTCGAGGTAAATTTATTTCATACCTTAAGGTGAAGAAGATGATCACGAAGGGATGTATTTGTCATTTAGTTAGAGTCATTGACACAACTGCGGAGGTAACAAGCATTCAGTTTGTGCCAATTGTTAACGAGTTTCCtgatgtttttcccgatgagcttccgggTATTCCACCAGATCGGATTATCGACTTTGGGATAGATGTGGTGCCATATACATAA
- the LOC117280252 gene encoding uncharacterized protein — protein sequence MTVLEYSIKFEKLSRYAPHLIPTEDENIDRFARGLILGIRKDTASGRRNTTFTDFVDLAMDLERIHQEERANREQNKKAWNFGTFSAMHSSGKGQNNRRSSGPSQSRMQTSFSSPPVEYSSGQGGQSRSVQSEHRTALQGQSSVGSYQRQPSVTRGPRGPYYGCGLTGHI from the coding sequence ATGACCGTCCTTGAGTATAGCATCAAATTCGAGAAGTTATCCCGTTATGCTCCCCACCTCATCCCCACCGAGGATGAGAATATTGATCGCTTTGCTCGTGGCTTGATTTTGGGCATCAGAAAAGATACGGCTAGTGGGAGAAGAAACACTACCTTTACTGACTTTGTAGATCTAGCAATGGATCTCGAGAGGATTCATCAGGAGGAGAGGGCCAACAGGGAGCAGAATAAAAAGGCTTGGAATTTTGGCACTTTCAGTGCAATGCATAGTTCGGGCAAGGGGCAGAACAACAGAAGATCATCTGGCCCATCGCAGTCTAGGATGCAGACATCTTTCAGTAGCCCTCCAGTGGAATACAGTTCCGGACAAGGAGGCCAGTCTAGGTCTGTTCAGAGTGAGCACCGTACTGCATTGCAGGGTCAGAGTAGTGTGGGTTCTTATCAGCGTCAACCTAGTGTTACCAGGGGACCCCGTGGTCCGTACTATGGTTGCGGGTTGACGGGTCATATCTGA